The stretch of DNA GCCGAGCGGCCCTGGCTGCGGTTTTACGAGCCCGGGGTGCCGCCCACCCTGACGTACCCGTCCATCCCGGTGCACGCCCTGCTGGATGACACCGCAGCGCGGTTCCCCGACCGGCCCGCCACCGTCTTTTTCGGCGCCACCCTGACCTTCCGGCAGCTGCAGGACCTGTCCATCCGGTTCGCGGCGGGCCTGGCGGCCCTGGGCGTGCGCCCGGGGGACCGGGTCTCCCTGCACCTGCCCAACTGCCCGCAGTTCCTCATCGCCTACTACGGGGCGCTGCGGGTCGGGGCCGTGGTGGTCCCGTTCAATCCGCTGTACGTGGAGCGGGAGATCGAGCACCAGCTCACAGACAGCGGGGCCGAGGTGGCGGTGACCCTGGACCTGCTCTACCCGCGCCTGGAGGCGGTGCGGTCCCGCACCCGGGTGCGGGAGATGGTGATCACCCGGATCCATGACTACTTCCCGCCCCTGCTACGCGCCCTGTACCCGCTGCGGGCCTGGCGGGAGGGCCACCGGGTGCGGGTCCCCGCCGGGCCCGCCATCCGCCGCTTCGCCGACCTGCTGGAGGCCGGGCGGCCAGCGCCGGCGGTGGCGGTGGACCCGGCCCAGACCGCCGTCCTGCTGTACACCGGGGGGACCACCGGGGTGCCCAAGGGGGCGATGCTGTCCCACCGCAACCTGGTCAGCAACGTGCTGCAGGCTCGGGCGTGGTTCACCCGGCTGCGGCCCGGCCAGGATACCACCCTGGCCGTGATTCCCTTCTTCCACTCCTACGGGATGACGGCGGCCATGAACTTCTCGGTCAGCACCGGGACCCGCCTGGTGCTCCTGCCGCGGTTCCAGGTGGACATGGTGCTGCAGGCCATCGCCCGCTACCGCCCGCAGATCTTCCCCGGCGTGCCCACCATCTACACCGCCCTGATCTCCCACCCGCAGGTCCGCCGCTACGACCTGCGGTCCATCAGCGCCTGCATCTCCGGCGCCGCCCCGCTGCCGGTGGAGGTGCAGACCCGCTTCGAGGAGCTCACCGGGGGGCGGCTGGTGGAAGGGTACGGCCTCACCGAGGCCTCGCCGGTGACCCACGCCAACCCCCTGTTCGGCACCCGCAAGACCGGCAGCATCGGCATCCCCTTCCCCGACACCGACGCCCGCATCCTGGACGACGCCGGGCGGACGCTGCCGCCGGGAGAGGTGGGCGAGCTGGCGGTGCGCGGCCCCCAGGTGATGCAGGGCTACTGGAACCGGCCCGACGAAACCGCCCAGGTGTTGCGGGAAGGCTGGCTGCTGACCGGGGACATGGCCCGGATGGACGAGGACGGCTACTTCTACATCGTGGACCGCAAGAAGGAGATGATCATCACCGGAGGCCTGAACGTCTTCCCCCGGGAGGTGGAGGAGGTCCTGTACACCCACCCGGCGGTCCTGGAGGCGGCCGTGGTGGGCACCCCGGACCCGTACAAAGGCGAGGTGGTGAAGGCCTTCGTGGTGTTGCGCCCGGGGGCCCGGGCCACCGCCGAGGAGATCATCGAGCACTGCCGCCGGCACCTGGCGCCGTTCAAGGTCCCCCGGGCCGTGGAGTTCCGCCCGCAACTGCCCAAGTCCCTCATCGGCAAGATCCTGCGGCGGGTCCTGGCCGAGGAAGAGCGGGCCCGCGCCCAGGCCCGCTGACCTGCGTCGATCGGTCCAGGGGTGCCCTCACCCGATCCTCTCCCGGAGGGAGAGGGAAAGGTGACGGGCCGCGCTCGCGCGCCGTTCAGCGCATCATCTGCAGCAGCGGACGGATGTCGGCTCCCTG from Armatimonadota bacterium encodes:
- a CDS encoding long-chain fatty acid--CoA ligase; this translates as MTGVALAERPWLRFYEPGVPPTLTYPSIPVHALLDDTAARFPDRPATVFFGATLTFRQLQDLSIRFAAGLAALGVRPGDRVSLHLPNCPQFLIAYYGALRVGAVVVPFNPLYVEREIEHQLTDSGAEVAVTLDLLYPRLEAVRSRTRVREMVITRIHDYFPPLLRALYPLRAWREGHRVRVPAGPAIRRFADLLEAGRPAPAVAVDPAQTAVLLYTGGTTGVPKGAMLSHRNLVSNVLQARAWFTRLRPGQDTTLAVIPFFHSYGMTAAMNFSVSTGTRLVLLPRFQVDMVLQAIARYRPQIFPGVPTIYTALISHPQVRRYDLRSISACISGAAPLPVEVQTRFEELTGGRLVEGYGLTEASPVTHANPLFGTRKTGSIGIPFPDTDARILDDAGRTLPPGEVGELAVRGPQVMQGYWNRPDETAQVLREGWLLTGDMARMDEDGYFYIVDRKKEMIITGGLNVFPREVEEVLYTHPAVLEAAVVGTPDPYKGEVVKAFVVLRPGARATAEEIIEHCRRHLAPFKVPRAVEFRPQLPKSLIGKILRRVLAEEERARAQAR